From the genome of bacterium, one region includes:
- a CDS encoding DUF3604 domain-containing protein, which produces MKKVLLAVVALLLVAALWLFAGASGWLGSDEEPGEIRAKPRPAATVEERSTVQTETARMLGASPDKQILFGDFHVHTTFSFDAFMMSLPIAGGEGTKPPADACDFARFCSALDFWSINDHAENLTSDLWHKTVDSVRECNAAAGDPKNPDLVTYLGWEWSHIGTTPDNHYGHKNVVLRGLSDDEIPTRPIASQPPPSAGGLTIPFMARAALATAGGERGRSFARLMSDVLAADRCPDGVPVRDLPDDCLESAATPEVLFDKLDEWGHDSIVIPHGTTWGIYTPAGSDWRKQLPGNDPARQTLVELYSGHGNSERLPSWTPVEVAADGSLTCPAPKDDYLPSCWHAGTLVEARCKETGESDEECRRRAQEARANYVAAFQAGWKTLPGYEASDWLNAGQAPPDMFQPAFNYRPRGSAQYMLALRDFSDPMKPKRFDFGFIGSSDNHTARPGPGYKELRRGEMTEGRGRRGEESAGGGGLFGSSNDADAPAAESVPFVSSGESPLQLFEIERAAAYFVTGGLVAVHSAGRDRDAIWDALERKEVYATSGRRTLLWFDLIDGADSIPMGATTTRSETPRFRVRATGSFEQKPGCPDDVVDVLGKARIDHVCLGECYNPSDERRPITRIEIVRIRPQNSADEELDGLVEDPWRVLPCPADGSGCVVEFADSEFAGSGRDAVYYARAIEAPDSLIHGNNPLGCRFDEQGRCVEITPCAGDVPYEDDCLGEAEPRAWSSPIFVNHSGS; this is translated from the coding sequence ATGAAGAAGGTACTACTGGCCGTCGTGGCCCTTCTGCTGGTTGCCGCGCTTTGGCTGTTCGCTGGAGCGAGCGGTTGGCTCGGAAGCGACGAGGAACCCGGCGAGATTCGCGCAAAGCCACGCCCCGCGGCAACGGTCGAGGAGCGAAGCACCGTGCAGACCGAAACCGCGCGCATGCTAGGCGCGTCACCGGACAAGCAGATCCTGTTCGGTGATTTTCACGTCCACACGACCTTCAGCTTCGACGCCTTCATGATGAGCCTCCCGATCGCTGGCGGAGAGGGCACCAAGCCACCGGCCGACGCCTGCGACTTCGCCCGCTTCTGCTCGGCGCTCGACTTCTGGTCGATCAACGATCACGCCGAAAACCTGACGTCGGATCTCTGGCACAAGACGGTGGACTCGGTCCGCGAGTGCAACGCCGCAGCCGGTGATCCGAAAAACCCCGACCTGGTGACCTATCTCGGCTGGGAGTGGAGCCACATCGGCACCACCCCGGACAATCACTACGGACACAAGAATGTGGTGTTGCGCGGACTTTCCGACGACGAGATCCCGACGCGACCGATCGCCTCGCAACCTCCCCCGAGCGCCGGTGGGCTGACGATCCCGTTCATGGCTCGAGCGGCTCTCGCGACAGCCGGCGGAGAGCGCGGCCGCAGCTTCGCGCGACTCATGAGCGACGTGCTGGCGGCCGACAGGTGCCCGGATGGTGTCCCTGTCCGCGATCTTCCGGACGATTGCCTCGAATCCGCAGCGACGCCGGAGGTGCTCTTCGACAAGCTCGACGAGTGGGGGCATGACTCGATCGTGATCCCGCACGGCACGACCTGGGGGATCTATACACCCGCCGGTTCCGATTGGCGCAAACAACTGCCGGGCAACGATCCCGCGCGCCAGACGCTCGTCGAGTTGTACTCGGGTCACGGTAACTCGGAGCGGCTGCCCAGCTGGACACCCGTCGAAGTCGCCGCGGACGGCTCTCTCACCTGTCCGGCGCCCAAGGACGACTACCTGCCGAGTTGCTGGCATGCGGGCACACTCGTCGAGGCGCGCTGCAAGGAGACGGGTGAGAGTGATGAGGAGTGTCGGCGCCGTGCGCAGGAAGCGCGCGCGAACTACGTCGCGGCCTTCCAGGCCGGCTGGAAGACGTTGCCCGGCTATGAAGCTTCGGATTGGCTGAACGCAGGCCAGGCACCGCCGGACATGTTCCAACCCGCCTTCAACTACCGGCCGCGCGGCTCGGCACAGTACATGCTCGCGCTCCGCGACTTCAGCGACCCGATGAAGCCCAAGCGCTTCGACTTCGGATTCATCGGCTCGAGCGACAACCACACGGCGCGCCCGGGTCCGGGCTACAAGGAACTCCGCCGCGGTGAGATGACTGAAGGGCGCGGCCGGCGCGGGGAAGAAAGCGCCGGCGGCGGCGGTCTCTTTGGCTCTAGCAATGACGCCGACGCACCCGCTGCCGAGTCGGTTCCCTTTGTGAGCAGCGGGGAGAGCCCGCTCCAACTCTTCGAGATCGAGCGCGCGGCCGCGTACTTCGTGACGGGTGGCCTCGTGGCGGTCCACTCCGCGGGTCGCGACCGCGATGCGATCTGGGATGCGCTAGAGCGCAAGGAGGTCTACGCCACGAGTGGCCGGCGCACGCTCCTCTGGTTCGACCTGATCGACGGTGCCGATTCGATTCCGATGGGCGCTACGACGACTCGCAGCGAGACGCCGCGGTTTCGCGTGCGCGCCACCGGTTCCTTCGAACAGAAGCCCGGCTGCCCCGACGACGTCGTCGATGTACTGGGCAAGGCACGGATCGACCACGTGTGCCTGGGCGAGTGCTACAACCCCAGCGACGAGCGACGCCCGATCACGCGTATCGAGATCGTGCGCATCCGTCCGCAGAACTCGGCGGACGAAGAGCTCGACGGACTCGTCGAAGATCCGTGGCGCGTGCTCCCATGCCCGGCCGACGGATCGGGATGTGTCGTCGAGTTCGCGGACAGCGAGTTCGCCGGCTCGGGCCGCGACGCGGTCTACTACGCGCGGGCCATCGAGGCGCCCGATTCCCTCATTCACGGCAACAATCCCCTGGGCTGTCGCTTCGACGAGCAGGGGCGCTGCGTCGAAATCACGCCCTGCGCCGGGGACGTCCCGTACGAGGACGACTGTCTCGGGGAGGCCGAGCCGCGCGCCTGGTCGTCGCCCATCTTCGTGAACCACTCGGGTTCATGA